The Antarcticibacterium flavum genome contains the following window.
CTTGGAAGTGTAGGGAATATGGAAGAAGCCATTGAAAAGATCAACAAATATTCCGGAGGGCATTCTGCCTCTATTATCTCTACCAATAAAGAGGAGGCTATGAACTTTATGGAACAGGTTGATAGTGCCGCCGTATATCACAACGCTTCAACGAGATTCACAGATGGCGGACAAATGGGTGTGGGTGCAGAACTTGCAATAAGCACAGATAAACTACATCACCGCGGGCCACTTGGATTAAAACAATTGGTGACCAATAAATACTATGTTCTTGGTGAAGGACACGTTCGGGTTTAATATTCCTAAGGTATAGAAATAAAAATGGCTGCCGGGTGGCAGCCATTTTTTATTTATGACCTTTTAGGTCAATTAATTCTTAATAACCTTAGCGGTCTTTCCTTCAAAGTCGCGACCTTCAATTTTAATAATGTAGAGCCCCGGAATAACCTTTCCCAAATTTACGTTAAATCCTGAAATTCCCTTTTCAATGAGTACTTCCTGCTCCTGTAAAGTTCGTCCGCTCAAATTAATTACCTTCAGGATGGCATTTGTTTTCTTTGAGCTTTTAATTCTTACAACTGTTTCACCTCTTGTAGGATTTGGAGAGACCAGGGTTTCTTCAATAACAAGATTGTTTTCATTTTCACAACTTCCCAGGGAAGCTCCATTCTTCAGTAAAGCAGGTACTGCATTGGGAGCTACACATAGGGGTTTACCATTGAAACAAACGGTAACTTTTGAGGCCCGGGAATTATTTCCGCAGGAGATATCTTCAACCTCCACCGTAACTTCAGCAGTAATACTACATCCATTTGCATCTGTAACCTCAAGGCTATAAGAAGTAGTTTCTGAAGGACATACTGAAATGCTTTCTGAAATTTCCCCTGTACTCCATAAATATGTGAAAGGTGCCGTCCCTCCTACTGTTTCTTTGGGCTGAAGAGTGGTACAAGAAGTTTCATATCCCAGATAAACCTTTTGATCTTCCATCAAGAGTGAAAGGGCTTCAGCCTCATTTACAGTGACCTCAGCAGTAATTTCATCTCCAAGATAATCCTTAACAATCACATTGTAATTTCCTGCTGGCAGCGAGGTTGCGGTTTGTGTTTCCTGCCCGTTGCTCCAGCTGTAAGTATAGGGTGCAATACCACCGGTTACAAACACCGTAGCTGTACCTGTCTCACTTCCATTACAGGTCGCATCATTTACCTCCACAGCAGTTAAGGTCAAGCCCTTATGTTTTAATCGCACAGAAACAGGAAAATGGTCTGAGGCTGTATAAACAAAATCACTTGTATAAAATTCATAATGCACCCGGGCGGAACCTTCAATATAATTATCAAAAAGTTCATCGGTTACCATAATATGGTCGATCATATCATCATAATCTCCAATGGCATATGACCTATACCCTTCTTCACTCAAAATTGAGGTTAAAACCGAATAATTTGCTGTATCATCCAAATAACTGTCATAGGTGGAAACCGTGGTACTTACATTGGCTACAGTGAAATCCACATCATCATTATAATCTCCAAGGATCATCACCCTGTCATTTGAAAAATACCTGTCCAGAGAATCTTTTAAAACCTCTACATCATATTTTCTCATATCATATCTACCCTGGGCTCCTGTGCTCCCATTTGCTCTTGCGTGTAAGGCTATGAATTTCATTTCTTCCTTATGACCATCAATAGTTACCTCTGCCTCCATTAAAAAGGGTAATCTCCCGCTGGCAAAAAATCTATCGGCACTTTCCGGATAATCCTGGAATAAAGAACCATCACCCTCATAAAAGGGATGAACAGAAGTCATCATAGGACGGGAAGCTTGTACAGAAACAGTTTCTGATTTATAAATAAACCCAACTTTTTGACCACCCGGGCTATCGGGATAAGAAGTGGCGTCTGAAAGAATAAAGTCGTAACCTTCCATTTCACCTACCATTTGCTCAAAAAGAACCTCATCTGAAATTTCCTGAACAGCGATCACATCGGCATCGAGTTCTAATAAAATTGCTTTTACCGCTTCCTTCTGGATCTCATCTGAATTTTCATTCCTGGCAGCCGGGGAATTTGCTTCATCACCAAACCATTCTATATTCCAGGTCACCGCATCAAAAGTGAATTCTTTAGAGATCTCTGAACCCGGAAAAGTGGGGTCATAAGGTTCTGCACAAGGAAGATCCTCTTCATTTCTTGGTTGTAATTGGTTAGTGGTTCTAAAGCGACCCACTACTCCAACAACCTCTGCGCAGGTTACTGGCTGTAATTTTCCAACAAGGCCATCAACAGTTGATGTAATCCTTAGTTCACCTTCTCCGCTAGCATCGGAAACAAGATAATTTGAATTTCCGAAGAAAAGCTGACCAGGGCCGGGAAATACCATATCGGTAATTTTCACCAATTGTCCTCTGTGTGCTTCCAATTGAGAAAGGCTAATGCTTTTTGGCTCAATTGGTTCATTAGCCTCTCCAAGGTATTCCACGCTTTCAAGGTCTGAGATCTGTACAAGGTCATTGAAAACCGCCCTGCTTCCAGTAATCCTTAAGCTATCTCCTATTTTATATAAACCGGCTTCAGTAACAAGGTTTCCAAAAATTGCAATCCCACCGGTTTCATCTTGTATAAAGGCAGTATTTCCAAATTCAGAAGCAACGGTTAAAGTACCGGTGATCGTTAATTTTGTACCCAGCTCTGCAGCACGTGCATAAGCAATAGTGCCGGGTTCCCCTGGAACTTCCGGCTCCGGTTCTACCACTGCACCCCCAAAGGACTGGTTTGTATTTACATTCCCAAATGTATTGGAAAGAGACTCCTGCCAGGTAAAATCTTCATATTTGAATCCGTTTCCGCCAAGCTGAAGGGAAGTTCCGACAGGAGCAGAATTTTCTGAAACTCCTACATCTGTACTTTCCAATCCGTTTGCAGGACCATTGGTGGCTGTAAAAACCCCTTCATAACTTAAGAACTGAATAACTTCTTCTCCTTTTACAAGGGCAAAACCATCTGGAGCTCCATTTTGAATACCTGCATGGGTAAATTGTTTAGTACCATATCCCGATTGCTGATTTTCCAGAATCCCTTCAAGAGGAATGGTTGCATAAGAAGCACCATTACTTCCATTATAAAGAATAATACTATAATCTGAAAGATCCAGGCCTGCAGTACCGGCCACTTCTATGGCTTCACCAGAATCTGTACCTGCAGTGTCATAATGAAATTCATTGATGAATAAAACCGGCTCAGGTGAAAGGAAGGTTTGCCCGGTATTAACTGCGCTATAAGTTTTCTGAGCTTCAGGTGCCCAGGTAAAATCAGCATATGAACTACCCTCTCCCGTAAGCTGAAGAGAATATCCAATAGGAGTAGAAGAAGTTTGCTTCACCCCTATATCTGTACTTTCAATTCCTGCTGCAGGACCATCTACCGGAACAAATGTCCCACCGTAGCTTAAAAATTGCAACAAATTACCATCTGGATCAACAAGAGCTATCCCATCTGGATCCCCATTTTGAATTCCTGTAATTGGAAAGAAAACTGTTCCAAACCCATTTTGCTGCGCGGGAATAACTCCTTCCAAAGTGGTAGATGGATTATATAACTTAAGTTGTGTAGCTGAACCGTTATATAAAAGTATTTGATAACCACTTAGATCGGTTCCTGCAGTTCCGGCGATTTCAACGCCTTCTTGCTGGTCTGCACCGGCATTATCATAATGTATTTCATTGATGAAAATTATATCCACTGCAGGCGCCGGTGGTAATTCTGGTTCGGGCTCTGGTTCAGGTTCAGGTTGGGGTTCAACAGGATCGCCACCAAAACTCTGATTGTTATTAAGGCTCCCAAAAGTATTTTGTGCCTCCGGCTGCCATGTAAATTGAGTATAATCCTGGCCTTCACCGGCTAATTGAAGAGAATAACCAACGGGTGTGTTCCCGTCTTCAGCTACTCCAACATCTACACTTGTCATTCCGGTTGCAGGCCCATATTCTGCAGTCATTACACCTTCATAGCTTAAAAATTGAATAACTTCCTCTCCCTTGACAAGTGCAAAACCATCTGGAGCGCCGTTTTGGAGTCCGTTTGTAGGGAAAGTTAAAACATACGTACCAAATCCATTTTGTTGATCTGGTATCAATCCGCTTAAAGGAAAAGTACCGTAGGCGCTGTTGTTTCCTCCATTGTACAATACTATGCTGTACAAAGAAAGATCTGTACCGGCGGGGCCTGCAATTTCTATTGCCTCACCTTCATCTGTACTCTCATTATCATAATGAAATTCATTAATGAAAACTGCTTGAGACAGCACAAGATTTGTAAAAAACAGAAAAAGAGGGAAAAAGATTTTAAAGAGTAGTTTTCGTTTCATTCGAAAGGGTTTTTAGGTGGCGCTAAGAAACTGCTTTTTTATAAAAATTATATTACTTATTTATTAACGAAGTGTTAACAGAAGAGCGACATTTTAAATTCCCCGGGAAAACTGTAACTTTCCAGCCTGTATTGAATCTATAGAGAAACCAAATGATGAACATGAAAAAATTGATGTATTTCCTGGCGGTAATAACAGTTACCTACAGTTGTAAAACCACACAGGAACTGGAACCAAGCACCCCCCAACAGGTGGAAGTAAAAATTGACCTGGTAAATGTAAAGGATGACAGGGTTATGGTTACCGTCGACCCGGGTAAGTTCACAACCAACCAAACTACATTTTATATTCCCACCACGGTGCCGGGGACCTATTCAATTGATAATTATGGGACATTGATTGAAGATTTGAAAGCATACGATTATTTAGGAAAGGAACTGCTTTTGGCGAAAACAGATGATAACTCCTGGCTTATTGATAATGCCAGGGATCTTGATAAAATTACTTATTGGGTTAATGATTCATATGATATTGAAGGAGAACAGGGGATCTTCTCCCCTTCCGGGACCAATATTATGAAGAACCAAAATTTCATGCTAAACCTGCATGGATTTGTGGGATACTTTGATGAACTAAAAGAGCAACCATATAAATTGATCATTGAGCGCCCACAGGGTCTTTTCCCCGGCACTGCCATGCAGCTTTCCCGCACAATGCAAGAACCAACCCCTTCAGGAAGTTTCACAGATACATTTAATGCCAGGCGCTACTTTGAAATAATAGATAATCCTATTATGTATGCCGCGGCAGATACTACCCACATAAGAACAGAGGGTATAAATGTACTACTGCACGTATACTCTCCCGGCAAGGTTTACACTGCTCAAAGCATCAAACCGGGGATAGAGCAAATGATAACGGCTCAAAAAAGGTTTTTAGGAGATATTGATAATACCTCCAACTACGCAATCCTGCTATATTTAGCAGATTCTGACAATATCGACGCCAGGGGTTATGGAGCTCTTGAACATCATACCTCTACAGTGGTGGTCCTGCCGGAAACCATGCCCCTGCAGGCCTTGAATAAAACAATGACAGATGTGGTCTCCCATGAGTTCTTCCACATTCTTACTCCCTTAAATGTTCATAGCAACGAGATTCATTATTTCGACTATAATGATCCAAAAATGTCACAGCATCTCTGGATGTACGAAGGAGTAACCGAATATTTTGCACACCTCTTCCAGGTCAACCAGGGACTTATAGACAATACCGAATTCTATTCCAGAATGGCCGATAAGATCGAAACGTCCCAGAATTTTGATGACACCGTTCCTTTTACAACAATGAGCAGGAACATCCTTGAAGAACCTTATAAAAATGACTATTACAATGTTTATCTTAAGGGAGCCCTCATAGGAATGGCCCTGGATATTAGGTTGAGAGAGCTTAGCAATGGCGAGGAAGGCATCCTTGACCTTATGAAGGATCTAAGTGAGCGCTATGGAAAAGACAGGCCTTTTGAGGATGATGAACTTATCCCTGCCATTGTAGAGATGACATATCCTGAAATTCAGGAATTTTTTGACACCTATATTTCAGGATCCACCCCGATACCATATGAACAGTTTCTTGAAAAAGTAGGAATAGAAAAGGCTGAAAGCAGCATCAACACCTCTTATTTCATCAAAGGACAGGTTCCTTATATCGATGGTGACCCGGACACCGGGGATCTTTTCTTCAGAAAAAATATTGCCTTAAACTCTTTCCTTAAGGAACTTGGGGTTCAAAATGGAGATATTATTCGCTCGGTAAATGGCACAGAATATAGCATACAAAATGTCTATGACCTGGTTATGCAATCACAGGCATGGCAGGAAAGTGAGGACATAAGCATGGTGGTAGAGCGAGATGGCGAAGAAACTACCTTAACCGGTAAGGTAATCCAGCCAACAGATTCGGTAACTGAATTGAAGGAAATGGAACTGCCACAGGATGATCCAAGAGTTCAATTGAGAAAAGCCTGGTTACTGGATTAACATTAGAAAAATTGAAAAGAAAATGGCAGCTACGGGAGCTGCCATTTTTATTGTAAATTGTTTTCAGGCTAAATTTTAATTATGTTGGAACTTCCACGTTTCAAATTGTAACTTGGTTTTTTTAATCTAAATAGATAATATAAATGGAGATACCTATTCTTAAGGATATAGTGGTAGTCCTGGGGCTTTCCATCATAATAATCCTCCTTTTCCAAAAGATAAAAGTACCGTCTTTATTGGGATTTCTTATAGCGGGGATAATTGCCGGTCCTTACGTTTTTAACCTTATAAGTTCACAACATGAAGTTGAGCTTCTTAGTGAAATAGGAATTATTTTTTTACTGTTTATAATTGGAATTGAACTCTCCCTCAAAGGCCTTGCTTCCATTAAAAAAACCATTCTATTAGGAGGGGGCATGCAGGTAGGCGGCACCATTCTTTTAACGGCCTTACTCTCTACCTTTATGGGAATACCATTAAATACCGCTGTATTCCTGGGCTTCCTTTTTTCATTAAGCAGTACGGCAATCGTTCTAAAACTTTTCCAGGAAAAGGGAGAAGTTTCTTCACCCCATGGAAGAGTTTCAGTAGCTATTCTTATTTTTCAGGATATCGTGGTGGTACCTATGATGTTACTTACA
Protein-coding sequences here:
- a CDS encoding M61 family metallopeptidase, producing MKKLMYFLAVITVTYSCKTTQELEPSTPQQVEVKIDLVNVKDDRVMVTVDPGKFTTNQTTFYIPTTVPGTYSIDNYGTLIEDLKAYDYLGKELLLAKTDDNSWLIDNARDLDKITYWVNDSYDIEGEQGIFSPSGTNIMKNQNFMLNLHGFVGYFDELKEQPYKLIIERPQGLFPGTAMQLSRTMQEPTPSGSFTDTFNARRYFEIIDNPIMYAAADTTHIRTEGINVLLHVYSPGKVYTAQSIKPGIEQMITAQKRFLGDIDNTSNYAILLYLADSDNIDARGYGALEHHTSTVVVLPETMPLQALNKTMTDVVSHEFFHILTPLNVHSNEIHYFDYNDPKMSQHLWMYEGVTEYFAHLFQVNQGLIDNTEFYSRMADKIETSQNFDDTVPFTTMSRNILEEPYKNDYYNVYLKGALIGMALDIRLRELSNGEEGILDLMKDLSERYGKDRPFEDDELIPAIVEMTYPEIQEFFDTYISGSTPIPYEQFLEKVGIEKAESSINTSYFIKGQVPYIDGDPDTGDLFFRKNIALNSFLKELGVQNGDIIRSVNGTEYSIQNVYDLVMQSQAWQESEDISMVVERDGEETTLTGKVIQPTDSVTELKEMELPQDDPRVQLRKAWLLD
- a CDS encoding endonuclease/exonuclease/phosphatase family protein — translated: MKRKLLFKIFFPLFLFFTNLVLSQAVFINEFHYDNESTDEGEAIEIAGPAGTDLSLYSIVLYNGGNNSAYGTFPLSGLIPDQQNGFGTYVLTFPTNGLQNGAPDGFALVKGEEVIQFLSYEGVMTAEYGPATGMTSVDVGVAEDGNTPVGYSLQLAGEGQDYTQFTWQPEAQNTFGSLNNNQSFGGDPVEPQPEPEPEPEPELPPAPAVDIIFINEIHYDNAGADQQEGVEIAGTAGTDLSGYQILLYNGSATQLKLYNPSTTLEGVIPAQQNGFGTVFFPITGIQNGDPDGIALVDPDGNLLQFLSYGGTFVPVDGPAAGIESTDIGVKQTSSTPIGYSLQLTGEGSSYADFTWAPEAQKTYSAVNTGQTFLSPEPVLFINEFHYDTAGTDSGEAIEVAGTAGLDLSDYSIILYNGSNGASYATIPLEGILENQQSGYGTKQFTHAGIQNGAPDGFALVKGEEVIQFLSYEGVFTATNGPANGLESTDVGVSENSAPVGTSLQLGGNGFKYEDFTWQESLSNTFGNVNTNQSFGGAVVEPEPEVPGEPGTIAYARAAELGTKLTITGTLTVASEFGNTAFIQDETGGIAIFGNLVTEAGLYKIGDSLRITGSRAVFNDLVQISDLESVEYLGEANEPIEPKSISLSQLEAHRGQLVKITDMVFPGPGQLFFGNSNYLVSDASGEGELRITSTVDGLVGKLQPVTCAEVVGVVGRFRTTNQLQPRNEEDLPCAEPYDPTFPGSEISKEFTFDAVTWNIEWFGDEANSPAARNENSDEIQKEAVKAILLELDADVIAVQEISDEVLFEQMVGEMEGYDFILSDATSYPDSPGGQKVGFIYKSETVSVQASRPMMTSVHPFYEGDGSLFQDYPESADRFFASGRLPFLMEAEVTIDGHKEEMKFIALHARANGSTGAQGRYDMRKYDVEVLKDSLDRYFSNDRVMILGDYNDDVDFTVANVSTTVSTYDSYLDDTANYSVLTSILSEEGYRSYAIGDYDDMIDHIMVTDELFDNYIEGSARVHYEFYTSDFVYTASDHFPVSVRLKHKGLTLTAVEVNDATCNGSETGTATVFVTGGIAPYTYSWSNGQETQTATSLPAGNYNVIVKDYLGDEITAEVTVNEAEALSLLMEDQKVYLGYETSCTTLQPKETVGGTAPFTYLWSTGEISESISVCPSETTSYSLEVTDANGCSITAEVTVEVEDISCGNNSRASKVTVCFNGKPLCVAPNAVPALLKNGASLGSCENENNLVIEETLVSPNPTRGETVVRIKSSKKTNAILKVINLSGRTLQEQEVLIEKGISGFNVNLGKVIPGLYIIKIEGRDFEGKTAKVIKN